The following proteins come from a genomic window of Sorghum bicolor cultivar BTx623 chromosome 3, Sorghum_bicolor_NCBIv3, whole genome shotgun sequence:
- the LOC8062332 gene encoding germin-like protein 1-4 encodes MALMKKLKLPALLLGACFAVVGLLVIAAPVLAGDPDMLQDICVADYKSLKGPLRVNGFPCKPEANVTADDFFFGGLAAAADVYTGNPTGSAVTSADATAVPGLNTLGVSMARTDYAPWGGVSPPHAHPRATEILFVAEGTLEVGFVTAAAAGGRLFSRTVNRGEVFVFPRGLLHFQRSVGAAPAVAISAFDSQMPGTQAAAAALFGAAPPVPTDVLARAFQTDAGVVDSIKSKVSPPK; translated from the exons ATGGCTCTGATGAAGAAGCTCAAACTCCCCGCCCTTCTCCTCGGCGCCTGCTTCGCCGTCGTCGGGCTCCTCGTGATCGCCGCACCTGTGCTCGCCGGCGACCCCGACATGCTCCAAGACATCTGCGTCGCCGACTACAAATCCCTCAAGGGCC cgCTGCGTGTGAACGGGTTCCCGTGCAAGCCGGAGGCGAACGTGACGGCGGACGACTTCTTCTTCGGCGGcctagcggcggcggcggacgtgTACACGGGCAACCCGACGGGGTCGGCGGTCACGTCGGCGGACGCGACGGCGGTCCCGGGGCTCAACACGCTGGGCGTGTCGATGGCGCGCACCGACTACGCGCCGTGGGGCGGCGTGTCCCCGCCGCACGCGCACCCGCGCGCCACGGAGATCCTCTTCGTCGCCGAGGGCACCCTGGAGGTGGGCTTCGtcaccgcggccgccgccggcggccggcTCTTCAGCCGCACCGTCAACAGGGGCGAGGTGTTCGTCTTCCCGCGCGGCCTCCTCCACTTCCAGCGCAGCGTCGGCGCCGCGCCCGCCGTCGCGATCTCCGCGTTCGACAGCCAGATGCCTGGCACgcaggcggccgccgccgcgctgtTTGGCGCCGCGCCGCCGGTGCCCACCGACGTGCTGGCGCGGGCGTTCCAGACCGACGCCGGAGTTGTGGACAGCATCAAGTCCAAGGTCTCCCCGCCCAAGTAG
- the LOC8077362 gene encoding germin-like protein 1-3, which yields MTNKLATSLLAAAVLLALAAPAVLAGDPDMLQDICVADYKSLKGPLRVNGFPCKRPENVTANDFFSNALATPGNTGNALGSAVTSANVETLPGLNTLGVSVSRIDFAAWGVNPPHVHPRATEVIFVLQGSLDVGFVTTANRLYARTVCAGEVFVFPRGLVHYQKNNGGSPAAVLSAFDSQLPGTQPVAEALFGAAPPVPTDVLARSFQIDGGLVEAIKSKFPPK from the exons ATGACTAACAAGCTCGCCACTtccctcctcgccgccgccgtcctcctggcgctcGCCGCCCCTGCGGTGCTCGCCGGCGACCCCGACATGCTCCAGGACATCTGCGTCGCCGACTACAAATCCCTCAAGGGCC CACTGCGGGTGAACGGGTTCCCGTGCAAGAGGCCGGAGAACGTGACGGCGAACGACTTCTTCTCGAACGCGCTGGCGACCCCGGGGAACACGGGCAACGCGTTGGGTTCCGCGGTGACGTCGGCGAACGTGGAGACGCTGCCGGGGCTCAACACGCTGGGCGTGTCGGTGTCGCGCATCGACTTCGCGGCGTGGGGCGTGAACCCGCCGCACGTCCACCCGCGCGCCACCGAGGTCATCTTCGTCCTCCAGGGCTCCCTCGACGTCGGCTTCGTCACCACCGCCAACCGCCTGTACGCCCGCACCGTCTGCGCCGGCGAGGTCTTCGTCTTCCCCAGGGGGCTCGTCCACTACCAGAAGAACAACGGCGGCAGCCCCGCCGCGGTGCTCTCCGCCTTCGACAGCCAGCTGCCCGGCACGCAGCCCGTCGCCGAGGCCCTCTTCGGAGCGGCGCCGCCCGTGCCCACCGACGTGCTCGCCAGGAGCTTCCAGATCGACGGAGGACTCGTCGAGGCCATCAAGTCCAAGTTCCCGCCCAAGTAA
- the LOC8077363 gene encoding putative germin-like protein 3-2, whose translation MANMLATSLLAAAVLLALAAPAAVLAGDPDMLQDICVADYKSLKGPLRLNGFPCKRPENVTAKDFFSNAVAIAGNTSNALGSAVTSANVQTLPGLNTLGVSVSRIDFAAWGVNPPHVHPRATEVIFVLEGFLDVGFVTTGNRLYARTVSAGEVFVFPRGLVHYQRNNGRGAAAVLSAFDSQLPGTQSVAEALFGASPPVPTDVLARSFQVDAGLVEDIKSKFPSK comes from the exons ATGGCCAACATGCTCGCTACTtccctcctcgccgccgccgtcctcctggcgctcGCCGCCCCTGCTGCAGTGCTCGCCGGCGACCCCGACATGCTCCAGGACATCTGCGTCGCCGACTACAAATCCCTCAAGGGCC CACTGCGGCTGAACGGATTCCCGTGCAAGAGGCCGGAGAACGTGACGGCGAAGGACTTCTTCTCCAACGCGGTGGCGATCGCCGGCAACACGAGCAACGCGTTGGGTTCCGCGGTGACGTCGGCGAACGTGCAGACGCTGCCGGGGCTGAACACGCTGGGCGTGTCGGTGTCGCGCATCGACTTCGCGGCGTGGGGCGTGAACCCCCCGCACGTCCACCCGCGCGCCACCGAGGTCATCTTCGTCCTCGAGGGATTCCTCGACGTCGGCTTCGTCACCACCGGCAACCGCCTGTACGCGCGCACCGTCAGCGCCGGCGAGGTCTTCGTCTTCCCCCGGGGGCTCGTCCACTACCAGAGGAACAACGgccgcggcgccgccgcggTGCTCTCCGCCTTCGATAGCCAGCTGCCTGGCACGCAGTCCGTCGCCGAGGCCCTCTTTGGCGCCTCGCCGCCGGTGCCCACCGACGTGCTCGCTAGGAGTTTCCAGGTCGACGCAGGACTCGTGGAGGACATCAAATCCAAGTTTCCTTCCAAGTAG
- the LOC8077364 gene encoding F-box protein At3g54460, which produces MTAAAERRKLSGYLRAVVSVPGVDASAASSIPPLSPCTLSACGAVALAPLPDDVGTQPRWPRWRAPGVVRLLRTLVANRCVEVEGTLLRVVTRKAGEGDGDGAEVEARAVLLLDVYLPVAAWSGWQFPRSRSAAAAVFKHVSCNWDARKALLDFDWTSHANTHCDDRSIWSCTDCHVLGCEDHKIASISNKEKSFDLHEIFKMLPGVRMEKNMQVARIIPDAGALELGIWSVPDDVLHKVLILLKPRDLIRVAATCHHLRTLAASVMPCMKLKLFPHQEAAVEWMLKREQNVHVLAHPLYKDFCTEDGFPFYINVISAEISTGDAPTINDFCGGMFCDEPGLGKTVTTLSLILKTQGTMAYAPQGVDVSWCMHKPDKKCGYYELSASCSSNRNSSSSASRKLLGEDVITDYQSPDDSVCSTRYSRKRGRLLSPDPTKVMLHAAIENSPSSSHSKEHSMPATHILKFTKNSRQVRKNLMDAYSDVSVGNKRKIGISSELSETWVQCDACKKWRRLSDGTVLDSTTVWFCTMNTDPTRQKCTDPEESWDFKRKITYLPGFYKKNSLPGNEENVTFFANILKDNVTMINSETKKALLWLAKLSPTKLLEMEFVGLTRPVLDTRATTSKGARPYYKIFQAFGLVRKIEKGVTRWYYPSMLDDLSFDSTALGAALEKPLDSTRFYLSTATLIVVPANLIDHWTTQIQRHVSSDTLNVFVWGDHKKPSSHNLAWDYDIVITTFSRLSAEWGPKKRSPLKQIHWFRVILDEGHTLGSSLALTNKLQMAVALVASNRWILTGTPTPNTPTSQVAHLHPMLKFLHDETYGENYQSWDSGIHRPFEAQMEEGRARLVQLLQRTMISARKADLKNIPPCIKKITYLDFNEGHAKSYNELVVTIRRNILMADWNDPSHVESLLNPKQWKFRATTLKNVRLSCCVAGHIRVAEAGQDIQETMDELVQHGLDPSSDEYQFIRYSLLNGASCFRCRVWCRLPVITPCRHLLCLDCVALDSEKCTLPGCGNHYEMQSPETRARPENPNPKWPVPKDLIELQPSYKQDDWDPDWQSTSSSKVAYLIEKLRSLRETGNNITDSVGHANTLSYQPQAVLDKVIIFSQFLEHIHVIQQQLTIAGIIYAGMYSPMPLASKRSALMKFQEDPTCMALVMDGTAALGLDLSFVTHVFLMEPIWDRSMEEQVISRAHRMGATRPIHVETLAMRGTVEEQMLRLLQDSSACRKIVNKGTGSTDNEGGRSHRSLHDFAESSYLLQLSSV; this is translated from the exons ATGACCGCGGCGGCGGAGCGCCGCAAGCTCAGCGGCTACCTACGCGCCGTGGTGTCCGTACCCGGCGTTGACGCCTCGGCGGCGTCTTCGATCCCGCCTCTGTCCCCGTGCACGCTCTCCGCGTGCGGGGCCGTGGCCCTAGCGCCGCTCCCCGACGACGTGGGGACCCAGCCGCGGTGGCCCAGGTGGCGCGCGCCCGGCGTCGTGCGCCTGCTCAGGACGCTCGTGGCGAACCGCTGCGTCGAGGTGGAGGGCACGCTGCTGCGGGTCGTGACCAGGAAGGCCGGGGAAGGGGACGGCGACGGCGCCGAGGTGGAGGCCAGGGCCGTCCTGCTCCTCGACGTCTACCTGCCCGTCGCTGCGTGGTCCGGGTGGCAGTTCCCGCGCTCGCgctccgctgccgccgccgtatTCAAACATGTCAG TTGCAACTGGGATGCTAGGAAAGCTTTGCTTGATTTTGACTGGACTTCTCATGCCAATACACACTGTGATGACCGTTCCATTTGGAGCTGCACCGATTGTCACGTGCTTGGTTGCGAGGACCACAAGATAGCATCAATATCAAATAAAGAGAAGTCATTTGACCTGCATGAAATCTTCAAGATGCTCCCTGGTGTTAGGATGGAGAAGAACATGCAGGTAGCAAGAATAATACCAGATGCAGGAGCACTGGAACTGGGTATTTGGTCTGTCCCTGACGATGTATTGCATAAAGTACTAATTCTACTTAAACCCAGAGATTTGATAAGAGTGGCAGCAACTTGTCATCATCTTAGGACTCTTGCTGCCTCTGTTATGCCTTGCATGAAGCTTAAGCTCTTCCCCCATCAAGAGGCTGCTGTTGAATGGATGTTGAAGAGAGAACAGAACGTGCATGTCCTAGCACATCCTTTGTACAAGGATTTCTGCACTGAGGATGGTTTCCCATTCTACATAAATGTTATCTCTGCTGAAATATCTACCGGTGATGCTCCAACCATAAATGATTTCTGTGGAGGTATGTTTTGTGATGAACCTGGGTTAGGGAAGACAGTAACCACACTCTCTCTGATTCTAAAAACCCAAGGAACAATGGCGTATGCTCCACAAGGGGTCGATGTGAGTTGGTGCATGCATAAGCCAGATAAAAAATGTGGTTACTATGAATTAAGTGCCAGCTGCTCTTCTAATAGAAACAGCTCTTCGTCTGCGTCAAGAAAGCTTTTGGGGGAGGATGTGATAACAGATTATCAAAGTCCAGATGATTCTGTCTGCAGTACCAGATATTCAAGAAAGAGAGGTAGGTTACTGAGCCCTGATCCAACTAAGGTAATGTTGCATGCTGCGATTGAGAATTCCCCATCGTCATCACACAGCAAAGAGCATTCAATGCCAGCTACGCATATACTGAAGTTCACTAAAAACTCGAGACAAGTTAGGAAAAACCTCATGGATGCATACAGCGACGTTTCAGTTGGCAATAAAAGGAAGATTGGTATCAGCTCTGAGTTAAGTGAGACCTGGGTTCAGTGTGATGCTTGCAAAAAGTGGCGAAGGTTATCTGATGGAACAGTTCTTGATTCTACCACAGTGTGGTTTTGCACTATGAACACTGATCCTACACGACAGAAATGTACTGACCCGGAGGAATCCTGGGATTTTAAGAGAAAGATAACCTATTTGCCAGGATTTTACAAGAAAAATTCTTTGCCTGGAAATGAGGAAAACGTGACATTTTTCGCAAACATATTGAAAGATAATGTTACTATGATCAATTCAGAAACCAAGAAGGCTTTGTTATGGTTAGCAAAACTTTCTCCCACAAAACTTCTCGAGATGGAATTTGTTGGTTTGACTCGACCAGTTCTAGATACACGTGCAACTACTAGCAAGGGTGCTCGTCCATATTACAAGATATTCCAAGCATTTGGCCTTGTGAGAAAGATTGAGAAAGGTGTGACTCGCTGGTACTATCCCTCTATgcttgatgatttatcttttGATTCGACTGCACTTGGAGCTGCTCTTGAAAAACCTCTGGATTCAACTAGATTTTATTTATCTACAGCCACCTTGATAGTGGTACCTGCTAACTTAATTGATCACTGGACAACACAGATACAGCGTCATGTATCCTCGGATACCCTTAATGTTTTTGTGTGGGGAGACCACAAGAAGCCATCTTCTCACAACCTTGCTTGGGACTATGACATTGTCATAACCACATTCAGCAGACTAAGTGCAGAATGGGGTCCAAAGAAGAGAAGCCCACTAAAGCAGATCCATTGGTTCAGGGTAATACTGGATGAAGGGCACACACTAGGTTCCAGCCTTGCCCTGACAAACAAGTTACAGATGGCTGTCGCTTTGGTTGCATCAAATAGGTGGATATTAACTGGTACACCTACACCAAATACACCAACTAGTCAAGTTGCTCATCTTCACCCCATGCTTAAGTTTCTTCATGATGAAACTTATGGTGAGAACTACCAGTCATGGGACTCGGGGATCCATAGACCTTTTGAGGCGCAAATGGAAGAGGGACGTGCTCGTCTTGTGCAGCTGCTTCAGAGGACTATGATTAGTGCAAGAAAAGCAGACCTGAAAAATATTCCTCCTTGCATAAAGAAGATAACCTACCTAGACTTCAATGAGGGGCATGCAAAAAGTTACAATGAACTGGTTGTTACTATACGCCGAAATATTCTGATGGCTGATTGGAATGACCCTTCTCATGTAGAATCCCTTCTTAACCCCAAGCAGTGGAAATTCCGTGCTACTACTTTGAAGAATGTCCGTTTATCTTGCTGTGTTGCCGGGCATATCAGAGTAGCCGAGGCAGGTCAGGATATACAGGAAACAATGGATGAATTGGTGCAGCATGGCCTTGATCCTTCTTCAGACGAATATCAGTTTATAAGATATTCTCTTTTAAATGGTGCCAGTTGTTTCAG GTGTAGAGTTTGGTGTCGCTTGCCTGTTATCACACCCTGTCGACATCTTTTGTGCCTTGACTGTGTAGCTCTTGATAGTGAAAAATGTACATTACCTGGTTGTGGTAATCATTATGAGATGCAGTCTCCTGAGACTCGTGCAAGGCCAGAAAATCCAAACCCAAAGTGGCCAGTGCCTAAGGATCTAATTGAGTTGCAGCCTTCATATAAGCAG GATGATTGGGATCCCGATTGGCAATCAACATCTAGCAGCAAAGTTGCTTATCTGATTGAGAAGCTAAGAAGTCTGCGAGAAACTGGGAATAACATAACCGATAGTGTTGGTCATGCTAATACACTATCTTATCAACCACAGGCAGTGTTGGACAAAGTTATAATTTTTTCTCAGTTTCTAGAGCATATTCACGTGATTCAACAGCAG CTGACTATTGCTGGAATAATATATGCGGGAATGTATAGTCCGATGCCTCTAGCCAGTAAG AGAAGTGCACTAATGAAGTTTCAGGAGGACCCAACGTGTATGGCTTTAGTCATGGATGGAACTGCTGCACTGGGGCTTGATTTGAGTTTTGTGACTCATGTTTTTCTCATGGAACCAATATGGGATAGGAG TATGGAGGAACAGGTTATTAGTCGGGCACATCGAATGGGGGCTACGCGTCCAATACATGTCGAAACTTTGGCTATGCGTGGTACCGTTGAAGAGCAAATGCTTAGGCTTCTGCAG GATTCTAGCGCCTGCAGAAAAATAGTGAATAAAGGAACAGGCAGCACTGACAATGAAGGAGGCCGGTCTCATCGGAGCCTCCATGATTTTGCTGAAAGCAGCTATCTGTTGCAACTCAGCTCTGTGTAG